A segment of the Gossypium hirsutum isolate 1008001.06 chromosome D10, Gossypium_hirsutum_v2.1, whole genome shotgun sequence genome:
AGATATCAAAGTGAGAGATGCTATTGAAGTTGTGTGCTTTTGAGCTTGACTTTGGATTGTAGAGATTTCAAATGTTTTTATAAGGGAAGGATTATGCTACTAATCATGTATTTGCCAGCTTTTTGTTGGTTTTAACCACTAACCAAATCATTTTAAGGCATTTGTGTGTTGTCTGCTAATTGTTTTTTGCCTCTCACTCTCTTGTAAACTCTACACCAGCCTGGACTGACTATATAAACTATAAAGCTAGATTAATTATACATTGTTTACAATCATATGTTATTTTCAACATAAAATAATTGGGTTTTGGTGGAATAATTGATGGAAACTTTATCTTGATATGTTGTGACTATTATATTATATCTTTGTAGTCTTCCAATAGCTATTAATCTCCCTTAATGAATGTCAAAAAACTTTAATTCAGTATAAAAAATGAAACATCATGTTAGAGAATCACCTTGAAGATTCTTTACAATTATAAGTACACATTTGTATAGgaactttaaggaataaattaACATAAAAGTAACGTGGTTAGTAGACTAAACGTATAAAATATGtcgttatttaaaataattaagttgGCTATGGGTTTAGTTAGCATTTTCATTGTAATTTTCTTGCTGTTAGTAGCATTAGCTGTCATTGTTTTCTTCCGTTATATTCAATTTCCATTTTTTGGATGTATGTGTTGCATAATGTAGACACTAATTTAGATCTTTTTATCAGAAGATGGCAACAAAGAGTGACTCCGTGGCCCAATGGATAAGGCGCTGGTCTACGGAACCAGAGATTCTGGGTTCGATCCCCAGCGGAGTCGTGTcttctaatttaaatttttgcACCGTGTTGACTGCCTAAAAGGTAATTATGGTATATAGTAGCTGaatttggcttcaatgttcaagtTGGTACTTGAACTCTTTTTTCTCCAGTTAAATACTTATGTTTTTTCTTTTACTAGGACACATATGTCATATGTTTTTTTTGTTAGGACACACATGTCAAACATTCATTCGGGCCACAATAAAATTTGGTTTGAGTattaaattgaacattaaaatcaaatgGAGTTGTCgaattgagacaaaaaaatttcaaaaaccaaattgaacattgaaatcAAACTCAGataccaaatgttatattaacCCTTGCCTAAACATATGTCCTCAACAGGGTAAAACTCAGAATTTCTAACATATGTTCTTAACAGGCATAATATGAGTTTAACTACTTCAAAGTTCAGAGATACTTATTTCAGTGTTTTCAGTTCAGAGGACTAGGGACTGGGAAAGTTCAGAGATACAAAAGGGAATTTATTGATAGTCGAACCATAGAATATAACTTGAAATACAATCTATGAAGGAATTCCACAGGTTCTTCAAATGAGAAGTTCATTTCCGCTTCTTCCCAGTCGCGGCTTCCCATGCTTGTAATACAAGGTTTACTATTTCCTCCACGCCTTTCCCGTGCTTCACCTGTGAATGAATAATTTACACAATCAAAGAAGGGTTTGAAGCGATGATATAAgtttcaaaatattaaatatcataaaaattgTGTTGATATGTGCACTAATTGATGCAACAAATGAGGATAATACCAATGGTTTTATTTCAGTATATGGTGAAGGATGCAGTCAACTACTCAACCAACCTGAGCAAATACGAAGGGCCCTCCATCACGCATACGAAGTGCATCGCGTTCCATGACTCCCAAGTCAGCTCCAACCGCAGGTGCAAGGTCCGTCTTGTTTATCACCTGTTAGAATTCCCGATGTTACAAAAATCAAGTACATTCAAAGCAACGGAATGGCACGataaacaaaaatcaaataccaGGAGATCAGCTTGGGTTATGCCAGGGCCACCTTTCCTAGGGATCTTATCACCACCAGATACATCTATTATATAGATGATATAATCAGCGAGTTCTCTGCTGAAGTTGGCAGCTAAATTATCTGCATCCATAGAAGTTCACATAAATAATCGGTAAGTAATATTCTCGTGCCAAATCAGTTCAAGAGAACATTGTACATACCTCCCCCGGATTCGCAAAGAAGTATATCTGTTTTGTACAAGTTAGAAAGCTCCTCGAGAGGGCCGAGATTGATACTGATGTCTTCACGAATAGCGGCGTGTGGGCAGCCTCCCGTTTCTACAGCACGTATCCTTTCCGCAGGAAGTGCCTGGTGTTTCACCAAGAACTCACCATCCTCTTTCGTGAATATGTCATTTGTCACCTAAATGCATCATTTGagtttggtttagccaatcaaccACAACTTCATAAAAGACTGACCATGGTGGCACAGCTGAATCTATTATTCTCACAGTCTACATAACATTCATAAAAGTTTGAAGGTAAACACTCAAATGGCAGGCTGATAGCTTGAATAGAAGATGCATGATACTTACAGCGGCAAGACTGTACTTATCCCGCAGGAACGTGCACAGTGCCAGCATTAAAGCTGTTTTCCTGTATGGCAGAAAGCAACATTAAATCAGATACCATTTCTTAGGATGTTTTACGATATCACCAAGAATTGCATTTTAGTCATACAAATAAAGTAGGGAAAAACAATGATAGAACACAAAAACCTTGTAAAggaaatacaaaaaattaaaacataaaaaataaaaatccaaggGCTTGGAGAGTAAACTACTCAATTATCAGTGTAATGTGGTTACTGGATTCTACACTCCACTAATTCAGGTACAATAAAGCATCATCTTTGTTGAAAATTCgtataaaatttaccatttttaatcttttataagCAAAGAAAGAACTGACTGTATTATAGAAGATGCAGAGCAAGTGAAAAACCAAGTTAATTGTTGATACTAGATACTGAGAGGAAAAATAAAtggaaggaaaataaaaaggaaataccCAGTACCAACAGGGCCACCAATTCCAACAGTGAAAGCCCTCTCATTGAAATCCCTGTTAACAAGCGGTGGGGCTCTTCTGCTGAAGTATCCAGGTGAGTAAATGGGTTCATGTGAGTGAGGCGCTAGGCCATCATGGCTATGGTAAACCTTCCCATCAGCTCCCACCCATGATGATTTTGTTGATTTACTGTTGCATgccaaaaacatataattaaaaaaccaAATCAGCAAAAAGTCACAATCCATTAAAACTGCAAAACTTAAATGAGAATACACTTACTCATGGTcatgatggtggtggtggtggtgatggtCATGGCCATGGTCATGGTGATGGCCATGGTGATCATTGGAAGCCATTTGACTATTGTCTGAAAAGGGTTTTACCGTGGGAGAGAGTCTTTGGGTTGTTTGTGTTCAAAGGGAACTGGATGAGAGGAGCGAGGGCTATGGTGGTTGGATTGGATTAGGATGTAATCTCAAAGGTCAAATTTTATATCAAGTCCCTGTACTATACGTTTTTGTTGGATTTAATCCTTGCACTGTAATTGGGTCATTGCCaatcatgtatttttttttaaatgtgtattttTAGTTTTATGACCAGCTTTTTTTCTTGTATGTGATGACTTGACATATATACTtagatatttttgtttttcttgtcTGTGATGACTTGACATATATACTTAGATATTTTTGTACGGTTGGACAAATTTTTgtacattttaaaatatataatatttatttaattgtaaaaaatatcaatatatatatatgccacaaCATCGTATATTTAAAActctcaaaaaattattttacagaattgagaaaaaaaattgtgCCTTAACATTAAAAACACATTTTGAAAAgtgaaagattaaaaataaacaaaatatactAGATGGACTAAATAGGATAAAAGTGAATAGTACAAGGACCTTTCTTAAACTTTTACCAATCGTAATTGTAGTGATAGATGGAGATTATGATCTGGAAAGAGAGATTGGGCTGGGCTGGGTTGAGTTAACCTTCTTTTTTTTGCACAAATTAATCAAAAGTGTTACTGATATGTTTGGTAGTTTAGGTCAAAAAGATCAACCTGGTGCAGTCTTACAGATGATTATtgattagaaaattttgaaaagagtTTCCTTGATTCCATAAAAATATATACCAATGCTTCAAGATGTTATTGTAAAAAATTGATGTTAACAACGTATTAACATTTAAGACTAACtatcttaaaaaaatcaattaagattaattaataatattataaaaatagaaagattGAATTATACAGTATTAAAGTAtaagtatagaaattaaattttaaattttttaaaatagtagAAGGACCAAGACAACAATTTGACCGTTATCTTGTCTCCTAAAACAACTTTTCAATATAAACCATAAAACAAGTTTACAAGCTTTTATTACATCTCTTCAAACATAATCACAATCTTTACAGGCCAGTATCTCAATAATATCCTTCAAAACAATTAcctaaaaacccaaatttttatccaaaaaaaaggaagagataagTTATGGATCATACTCCACTTTTCAATACTCCATCAAAATTAGCATACTTGAAGGAGTTTTATGATATTTCTATCTATATCAGCATGAAAAGCATAAAAAAGTAGAGTATGAAACCTTTTTCACTACTtaataaaaatcatgaaattatatCAAACAAGtaaacaaatcaataaaaataaaaaaaaaagaatccaaAGTTAGTCAAACAAATTCCTAAGTGCATTACGCTTGGCAGTACATGCCTTTTGGTTGTCCCTTTGGGTGCTTACATTGATCTCTTGGTCTTGATCTGAAGCTGGAGCTGGCTGCTGCTGGGGATTATTATTATCATTGCCTAATATCAGCCCTTGTTTTTGTATATATTCCCATTTGTCTTGGAAGAGGTAAAAAAACGCAATGAAAATGATTTCAGCAGTGAAAAGTATAGTCCAAATACCAGTATTTCTTGATGTTTTCTTATGGTAAGCTTTTAAACCAGTGTAGATGTTAATAATCCCCATCATTGATGTTACTGTTCCAATAATCCAGTGTGTTAAGTACCATGTGTTTCTTCTTTTAGTTCCTCTGTGAAAAAAAGAAGATGGAGTTAATTAATGTAAGGAAAAATGGTGGAATCTTGAGTTTAATGATGATTAATATTATTAACCTTGGGGGCCTGAAAAACCCAATGAAGGTTTGCATCCAAATGGCAGCATAAAGGGCTAAACCTAATCTTTGGTGATGGTTACTGAATGAATTCTCGAAGTTTTTAATGGACATGACAGCTCCAACTGTTGCAAGAAGCACTGCAAGTATCTGCCGTTTGGGAAcataaattagtaataataataagaaaggACACATGGTGATATGATTATATGGACAAATTATGGTGCATGGTCTCCCTTTTCTTGTTATTGAAGTCTTCATGATCAATATGATTTAAGTTGGTTTAGATCAGTTAATGGGGCTGTTTCAAGAAATTAAAAACTGTGGACAGCATCATTAAAGTGAAAGTGggattataatattttatgaaaaataaagcaTACAACCAGCTCTTTGTGATCTCATTTAGCACCCAAGTTAAGGTTCATGATCTAGATAaatatacacataaacatattcatatatgtatgtatgtatgtagattatatatagatataaataatttgcaGAAAAGGAAACAATAAGAGAATAGTACCTgcaatatggcatggagatagaACAAAACTTTAACCCTTCTCCCAGCTTCTTCTTTGTTGGCCATTCTAACAGTAAGTATGCCTACAGGCAATAAGAATCCCATGGAACCCCATAGCAGAAGGCCATGAACAGCCACATAAGATATCATTTGAGAACTAAGCTGCTATAGGTATACACAAATGCATGAACATATTCAGATATATTAACATTcaacaatgtttttttttataattaaaacaagGCTTTGGACGAGAAATTTTGGCATACCTTATGTGCATTTCCTTTCATGTTTTTGTGATTGGTGGATGCAGTAATCTCCCCATGGGATGAGCAAGAAACAAATGTTGAAAGAAGAAGACAGTGTAGTACAAGAATGGTGATGAAGGAGCTTAGTATGTGAGAAACTTGCATCTCTATCAGTATATTCAAAGCAATGGAAAGAAAAGAAGCAGTGGTTAAAAGACAAcccttctttcctttttgtttcctCTCAAAAGGTCTAAATTTGACTAGAGTTAATTTGAGTGGCCGTTAAAGCACTATAGAGAGGactgaagaagagagaaaaagcaGCGTGAATGTGTCAGTTCTTCAAGCTAAGAAACTGCTTAACTTTATAAATCTTTTAGTATAAAGAAGCTAATGTGCTATGATTACTGCTGAAAGACAAAACAAGGGGTGGTGCAAACCTACCATTCAGTATGGGATAAAAGATTTGGAATTCGGATAAGCATATGgaaattcttgttatatatatatatatatataacaatgaGGGGTCAAAGGCCACATGATGGCCAAGATTTTAATGGATGGGAAGATGGAGAAGGGCGGTGTGTGTGTGAGTGGATTACACAGTTGATAAACAAAGCTTATGTAATACTAGATATTCATTactcaattatttatataattcatttgaTATGGTGGTTGTGTAATTAATGGATTAATATTCTTTAATGCAGAAATGTGTATGTCTAGAATTATAGCCACTTTTTTTATAACAGGTATAAGTGTTTGCTTTCATTTTCAACATAATAATTGGTCGTTGAACATTAAAAATACAACAAAATTAttgtcaaaatttaatttaaattttaaaaatattcttaaaaaaaaagagttatgaTAAAAGGAACAAAATTTGTATTAAGCTTTTAATCTCTAATtactcaataaaattaaaaagcaaTATTATATTTAAACTCTTTTAAAAGTTTTTCCTTAATCGATATGGGATTATTTATTTTGCATTATCAATATGAATAACCTGAAatcagaatttttaattttttcatataatttgagggtaaattgtacatataaacCAATCTTTTTGTTAAGAAAATGAGTGCTGGCTTGAGACTGTCGTCGTATAAGAAAAGCTATGTAGTAAAACATCTTTTCGCCAATTCTCGACTACATAATGAGATTTAAATCTTTTGCAAAGGCATAGTAATCATCAAAGATAATTACATATTTGTTTGGGCAATCAGCATCACGTCATCTTCATTATCCTTTGCTCCATCTATGGTAAATTTTCACCCGAAACCCATTTTTTCCATAGCTGCTTTTCTCGTACCACAACACAACGAAATAACATTATTTGTCAAGGGATTTTTATGAGAAAGGTGGTATTAAATttccattacattttttttaccaACTATGATTATCGGTTGGAAAGGTTTCAGTGGCCGTTGTTGGCTTATatgattatgttttttttttgtcggTGATGCATTGTCATTAGctattaattaaaattagttGCAAATTGATCGGTTTGATTCAAAAGggaaaagttatatatatttcgACTCATCTATTCGAATTCTACAATTTAATACATGAACAACCATAAAGGCTAAGACTCATAACCAACGTTCTTTGCTTACTACATTCTTTGAGAGTTGAATTTCACAAGTGGCTGATCATGGGTTAGTTTAACCCGTCATGAGGACTcattcgaaaaataaaaaaaatttaagtaaaaatataaatccgACAAATAAgtttagataaaaattaaaactcGTTTAAAAATCATATAGAACCTCGAGTaaaatttttttacccaaacctgACCCGAATTTACAAAAAGGATTCCCACTGCTTTTTACTATTGTTTTCactatttttgttgttttgtcttatgctttttaattttttataaaaaaatattaatatataaaaaatttaatacagtCAGACCAGGCCAAGTTCgagttttgatatttttatccGGACCGAATTTAGGTAAATTTTTAAGCCTATTTTTCGAACTAAGCCCAAACCCGACACATGACCACTTCTACTCTCATGTTAAGAGTctaaatttttttgtccaaattaatttttaaacttgatgATTACTCCAACATTAGGGTTCGGacttttttgtccaaatttatttttaaacttgacaattgtttcTAAATTGGCGATTGACTTTTTTATATTAATCTcgtaaacttattcatgaattggGCCATCTACTAAAGTAAAAAAGCCcacaaaattttgagaaaatttgaacaaaaatatcAAACCCAAAAaaggaatttaataaaaaaaccatttaaaatataaGCTAAGCTCGAGTTTGAATATTCAAGACCCAAATCCAACTCATTTTTTAAGCTTGTAATGATttatactaaaataatgtaaacattaaaaaatgttaaaaaacctatatacaaaatttcaataaaaatatatataattattaaatatgaaattaaaaataaaaataaatagattttagttttaattttaaaaaatacaaattaactatttacaaatatatGCAAATTTGAGCAAATTTTTAAGTCCATTTCAAGCCAAGCTAACTAAGCATGAGCaagcataaaaaatattaatatcaacCCTAAATCCGATCCAACTAATAAACACCTCAATCAATAACCCCTCATTTCCTTGAAAAAATGTTGGACCAAAAACACTTTTTGTTCAAGTTAGTCTCAAATATTTccttaaaataagttaaaaaaaaaattaagtcctAATACAAACCAATTGCCTAGTTCAAGCCATAATACAAGAAAAATTGCCAAACTAAGATAGGCCTAAAAAAGGATTAACCCTCAAATTTACTACAAAACTTGTGAAATAAAGCCAGTAATTTCTTTTACTAAAGCATCCTAGTTGGCTTTGAAAAACAAAAACCACGGCGAAAAGAGTTCAAAACATTGGATGATACTTAATATTAAAGACAATGACAATAACATAACAAACCAGTTCCAAGTAAACAAAatgagatattaaaataaagaaaattcaaCTTCAACCTCTCTGATGTGGCCTAGGCTTCTCAAATGAAATCAATATCCAATCAACAAACTTGTAGATGTTCACTAACAAAAATTGTAGAACTACAACCACTTTTAACTCTCTTTCATTTCATCAAATGAGAGAACTTACATAAACAAGTTAGGCTTTGATGCCTTGTAGGTTGTCTTCAGCTTCCTGGTAGGTGGCCTTACCTTCTTGAACACCAATGGGAACTTGATTTTGGAGTTGTGGAACTGCTTGGTGCTATCTCTCTTGCATAGCTTGGCTGGGATCGTTGCAGTTTTGATAATCTGGATGCAAGGGAAACGGACTCTGTGGCGAGAAGCCATCTCAGTGTACATCTGTTCAACAGCTCCGTTCAAAGTAGTGTCACGGTACTCTTTGTACATGTTGTGGTAACCAGTTCGGCTTTGGTACCGGAGCCAGATACCGTAATTCTTAATCTTGGTAGGGTTCTTCTCAAAAATCTGCAGAGAGATTTCAGTTAGATATAGGgcattgaaaagaaaaacaaagttgtATCCCGAATCATGTTCCCTTCGGTGCATTGGAAACCAAGATGCACCGCACTAACTACGGCTTTTCCTTTTTCTGATAAAGATTCCACAATATAGAGAGTAAATGAATTCTGGTCAACAAGCAAGGAAAGAGCTAGGGGATTAAAAAAAGCCTAAATCATTCAATTTCAAGAAACTTTTCAAATTCAACGTCTTACATACAAAGTATCAAAAAGTAATTTGACCAAACAAATCATTCATTGCAATCACAATCAGCAAAGCAAAGAATGAATAAGCTAAATGATCAATATGCATGAACTTCTTAAAGTGTTAATAAAGTTGGCTGGAAAGCCTAAAATCAGATATTTCTTAGCTACCTAAGTTCCCTGCTCGCTTATGAGCATGAGTTCCAGTGTATATTGGACAGACACAAGCAAAACATTGGCAATTAACACAATAGTTTCAGACATTAATCAACATAACCCTAGCTATAAAAATTGAATGGAAAGGATGCTTTTCTTATTCAAATTTCCACACATCATCCCACAATAAATCACTTCGTACAGAGTGAATTATCAAACGGAAAACACTGAGTATAAACCTCATTGATGGCAAGGACTTGACCATTGCTCTTCTTAACCTTCTTCAGCTTCCTCAAGAAGTACCTAATGAATATCAAAGGAGACACAAAAATCATAACCCATCAACAACAAGCAAATGGGAATTTAAAGTTAACCAAAAAAGATATAGAAGGGCATGAAAAAAATAACTAACCAGAACTTGGATTTTGCCCGAACCTCATTGGTGGCCCAGAGCTTCATCCTATAGATCTTGGGATGCTCATCGCTCTCTGTTGGGTGAGCCCTTCCAACAACTTGGTACTGATGAAACTGCAACCATTACCAAAACCATAATCAAACTTTTCTGTCTACCACTCccccatttctcatattaattcaaatacagcTTAAAGCAACACTCCTCCCTTTAATTACTTAAAAGATCCATAAACCAGCATATTTACTGACAACTTTCTAGCCAAcatgaaataaagaaaatttcGAATGGACCGAAACCAAGCATAACTTAACATAATAAAATCACCATAAAATTTATGAAGCTAAATGAGGGAAACAGAGGGAGTAGCGGCGTTGCCCACTTACCCTGAAAGTAACCATTTTTTGAGGGAAAGATAGTAAGTATCTGAAGGAGTCGCGGCCCTCTCGCAGTTAGGGTTTGTCATATCAAAACGTATATATACAACTATCTTTTCGAAATTGGGTCGGGTATACTGTATTTAGATTGGGTTTAACATATTTCTTAATCTCGACCCAAATTATGATTAGTATTGACCCAATATGAATCTTGATTTTTTCGGCCCAAAATGAATACAATTTTTCAACAGTTTCACGAGTCTCAGCATCTGACTTTTCATCAGCTTTCTTAGTATTAGGTGGACATCCGGTTTAGCAGGAAGGTCTATCcaaaaagtaaaagaatttagaaaaaatataagcatgaaaaataa
Coding sequences within it:
- the LOC107913777 gene encoding urease accessory protein G — translated: MASNDHHGHHHDHGHDHHHHHHHHDHDKSTKSSWVGADGKVYHSHDGLAPHSHEPIYSPGYFSRRAPPLVNRDFNERAFTVGIGGPVGTGKTALMLALCTFLRDKYSLAAVTNDIFTKEDGEFLVKHQALPAERIRAVETGGCPHAAIREDISINLGPLEELSNLYKTDILLCESGGDNLAANFSRELADYIIYIIDVSGGDKIPRKGGPGITQADLLVINKTDLAPAVGADLGVMERDALRMRDGGPFVFAQVKHGKGVEEIVNLVLQAWEAATGKKRK
- the LOC107913778 gene encoding cytochrome b561 domain-containing protein At4g18260 isoform X2 — translated: MQVSHILSSFITILVLHCLLLSTFVSCSSHGEITASTNHKNMKGNAHKLSSQMISYVAVHGLLLWGSMGFLLPVGILTVRMANKEEAGRRVKVLFYLHAILQILAVLLATVGAVMSIKNFENSFSNHHQRLGLALYAAIWMQTFIGFFRPPRGTKRRNTWYLTHWIIGTVTSMMGIINIYTGLKAYHKKTSRNTGIWTILFTAEIIFIAFFYLFQDKWEYIQKQGLILGNDNNNPQQQPAPASDQDQEINVSTQRDNQKACTAKRNALRNLFD
- the LOC107913778 gene encoding cytochrome b561 domain-containing protein At4g18260 isoform X1; this encodes MQVSHILSSFITILVLHCLLLSTFVSCSSHGEITASTNHKNMKGNAHKQLSSQMISYVAVHGLLLWGSMGFLLPVGILTVRMANKEEAGRRVKVLFYLHAILQILAVLLATVGAVMSIKNFENSFSNHHQRLGLALYAAIWMQTFIGFFRPPRGTKRRNTWYLTHWIIGTVTSMMGIINIYTGLKAYHKKTSRNTGIWTILFTAEIIFIAFFYLFQDKWEYIQKQGLILGNDNNNPQQQPAPASDQDQEINVSTQRDNQKACTAKRNALRNLFD
- the LOC107913779 gene encoding 60S ribosomal protein L18a yields the protein MVTFRFHQYQVVGRAHPTESDEHPKIYRMKLWATNEVRAKSKFWYFLRKLKKVKKSNGQVLAINEIFEKNPTKIKNYGIWLRYQSRTGYHNMYKEYRDTTLNGAVEQMYTEMASRHRVRFPCIQIIKTATIPAKLCKRDSTKQFHNSKIKFPLVFKKVRPPTRKLKTTYKASKPNLFM